A segment of the Lolium perenne isolate Kyuss_39 chromosome 3, Kyuss_2.0, whole genome shotgun sequence genome:
gggctaggcaatccacatatacacttcacaacacccccactcgcgtgtgacgggtgaagagaaagtcaacacgtgaaagaagaagagcatacCGAAACAggattgcgaaaaccatgtgaaagacaggatttgaacttgagacctggggctctgataccatgttaagcttcatgcactagccacttgaaccaaaagtccgaactgatggaaagggctaggcaatccacatatacacttcacaacacccccactcgcgtgtgacgggagaagagaaagtcaacacgtgaaagaagaagagcacaccgaaacaccggtggctaaagaggggggcaacatcaatttttaggcttaattgcgaaaaccaggatttgaactcgagacctggggctctgataccatgttaagcttcatgcactagccacttgaaccaaaagtccgaactgatggaaagggctaggcaactcacatatacacttcacaacaatgCCTACCTCTTGAGTTACGACAATAGTTCCCCGAACCAGGTTGCAACAACATCACAAAGCAGCATTGGAGTGAAAAGCTGTAACACGGCTTGTGCTTTTGTGGAAAAGGGGTGAACTGTCAGGATTGTAGTACGAAGGTGCAGTGCGGCTCTTGGCGCACCATCACAACAAAAGAGCTCCATAATCCCAATGCCTCACAAGCCCACAAAAGTTCGATAAGACATAACACACACTCACACAAGAAATTGTCATCTCTTATTTTCTCCCTAGCAATTTTCCGTCTACTCTTATATACTAGATAGCATGAACAAGTGTGGAGGATCTACAAACTACCAGTACGTACACCTACCAACTGTCATCCATGCCAACAATTTGAGTAGATAGAATTAAATGTAGATGAAAAACCATCCAAATTACATAAAAGATTTCATAACCACTGCATCCATTAAATGTTCATCGACATCGCCGAATACATAACTAATGATCGAGGTAGTAGATTTTTCATTTCTTTTCCTCTCAATAACATACACCCCAATAATAAAACTCCatgcactactagaaaaaggcttAGCCGTAAGGTCACTATCAGTGGTGCACTATGATAGAGGTGCTccactgctatatagcagtggcgcactaaaaCAAGGTGCTCCACTGCTAGTTGATTACCAATGGCGCACTAGTATAATGGTaggccactactaattttaaaacTGGATTATAAATGAGTATatagttagcagtggcgcaccacatataggtgCGCCATTGTTATTCGAATAGCAATAGCGCACcttatatgtggtgcgccactctgCTACGAATTGCAATGGCGCACTATACCTGCTGCGCCACTATGCTGCGGAAAATCATCTCCGCGCGCACGCGAGCTCAGCTGCCACGGCACATGCACCCACGCACTcgcacccacccacccacccaccccgCACCCACCCACACTTCTCTTCTCTTCCTCCCCAAAAATTCTCCATTCATCACGCATCATACACCACGCCTGTGCCCCTCATCCTCCACGCCCCACGCCCCAACCCCGCCGCCGATGTGCCCCtcatcgccgccgccgcagcctctCCCTCTGGCACCCGGACTCCAACACCTTCCGCCTCCCCGCTGAGCCCGCCACCTTCTCCCTCGAGGACGTGCTCGTCCTCGCCGGATCTTCTCCTTCACCACCAAGATCCACCGCGCCGGATCTTCTCCTTCGCCACCAAGATCCACCGCGCCAGATCTTCTCCTTCGCCACCAAGATCCACCGCGCCGGCTGCAACCTCCTAGGACTCGCCGACAACAAAACGACCACCACCGTCGCGGACAACCTGCACCACGTGCTCACCACGCTCGTCGCCGTCGCGGACGAGCACAAGCACCACGCCTCCACCGCGGCATGCAGGTACTCACGCCGGCGAGGCGAGGCGCCTGAGGAAGCGGCCGTGGGGGCGGTATGCGCCGGAGATCCGTGGAAGAAGATGCAGCGGACACCCACGTCGAGGCCACCCTCGCCTACGTCCCCGGCAGCAGTTCTCCATCCTCGACACCGCCCCCCTAGCCCCCCTCGCAGACACGCAGCTCGCGGCCGCGCTCGCCACGGCCACCGCCGTCGAGTCCTGCGTGGTGCCGGCGAAGGAGCGGAGCGGGATTCgattgcgtttttttctttctttttagggTCCTAGTTGCAAAGTGTAGTGATTTTGATTGTATTTTTTTATTCAGGTCCTGTAATACCTCTGATTGATAATTGATAATAAAAGTGCATTTAGACCGGTCAACACTCGTCCAACCGCCTATCACCGCACGTTAAAAAAATTCAGTACCGCATGCCACCGGGCCATGTTGCCTCTTTTAAAATAACCAGCATTGGACTGGCGCACCTTATTAATACCTAGTGGCGCACGCAGTGGCGCATCCTATCAATACCTAGTGGCGCACCATATATTATAGCAATGGTGCACCACACAGATGCGCCACTCCTATTTAGTTTACCAATAGCGCACCACATGTGCGTCACTGCTaatagttagcagtggcgtgatagtagtggcgcaccactagtgcgtatAGCAAAAACTGGTGCGCCACCGATAGCCTGTTTTCTAGTAGTGATGTCACCAATTCCTTAGCTCAGATATACAAGAAAAGCTAAAGTAGAAGTCCTAAAATGACTGTACCATATCCTAGTAAGTTGACTATGTGATGTCACTGATAATCGTAGGTCACGTGAGAAAACACTGACATGAACAAATAGGATTAACATGCACACGAACACCGTAAGTAATAGTATCGCTTCTTCTAGAATCAGAGAATCGTCTTCGGATGAAGTCATGGACCCTCATAGGGGAAGATGTAGAAATCCTCATTCTAGAATCCGAGTAACCTTTCTGGCAGCATGAAAATTGTGTGAACCATGAGGGCTCATTCAAACTCATGACCCCAATCAGAAAGTGTGTTTTCAAAAAACAAATGCCACATTTAGCGCCACTATTGGGTCAACACAAAGTACTATATTGATGATGTGATTGAACTGTTGTAGCGAGAAAGATAGACAATGAACTTCGAGATAAGAATTCACACACGGgtaattttctgttttttttttctcagATGTGCCTACTTCTGGCCCAAGCAGTACCCGTGCCTGCCTTATTTGCCTTGCCCCCGAATGGGCCTCCGTCTGTGTTTTGTTGGGCACGATGATTTAGAGGACAAACATCACGATGATTTTCAAGGTTTAAGAACCTATCACGATGCAGGTAAACATATTAACCCTATTTGAATTCAGTTTATGAATTCTGGTTGCCTCACCACTCTTCTTATAACATACCATGGACTCTTCTTGTGGTATCCTAAAATGAGATGACAGTTTGTGCTGATTTTGCTTGTCATGTTGTCTGatttttaaatcatggtcaacaagGGAAAGGATGATTTATTCTACCGGCGAGCTTCTTGCTACAAGGGACTTCCTCGCGGTTGTACCTCGTCGGCACTGGTCGTGGCACGGCAAAGTTCTGCACATCATTGCGCGTGTCCACCGTGTGGCATGCCTCTGCAAGCCGGGGAGCTTCTTGCTACAAGGGACTTCCTCGCTGTTGTACCTAGTCGGCACTGGTCGTGGCACGGCAAAGTTGTGCACATCATTGCTCGCGTCCACCGTGAGGCACCCCTAAAGCTGCGTGTGGGAGAACGTGTGTATTAGTTGGAGTaacatggtggtggtggttggaTAATGACAACAAATTCGAGATCCACTATGCTTTTTACCTTTGTTTTGTTACCTCACTAGGggaaaagtgaatgcatgtgttaTAATCACTTGGTGACGGGCAATGTGGTCTTGTTTGCTCAAGGTAGCACACTTGATACTCAAACATCATGTAAAAGTAGCTAAGGTTATTCTTTGTTTATTCTTAATTCTAAATTGAGTTGAGTTTTCCATTTTTAGTGGAATATAAGTGAGGTTTGTTGCATCATCTTTATATTAGGACATGATGCACATCTGAATGTTAATCAAGCACATAATTAAATTTCATCAATATTATATCTTCTTTGAATTGATTTATGTCCATTACACCTTATGAGAGAATACACAAGTGAACCCATGTCAACTTTTTATTATAAGATACCAATTTTCAATACATTTATTGAGTTTTTTTATTTTCTACATTAATTAAACCGGAAATATAAAATACTTTTACTATtaacaaacacaaacaaaaacctaAAAAGATCTTTACTctattgtttttattttgttaccTAGTTATATATTGTTTACTTTTATTTATTTGTTgttttatttagttttattaaTACAAAACCTTGTGGTTGACAACCATAtattggagttggggacacaaggcaatcattttgttttgcaggttgctAGAAGAGGAGAAAGGAGTAGTGAACGTCCAATTCCTTGAGAGTTCGATTAAAACTCTTGAGTCACCCTTGTGAGGTAAATAATATCACTACAACACTCTTCACTTGGAGTTCTAATTTGGTAACAGAGTTGTTTCCATCAAATATATTTTTTTAGGGCTGCTGCCACGGAATTGGAGAGTTACATGACACACTTGCACTTCATCAAGTTTTGGAGCGCACCTCAACTTCCATTGCAACTTCAAAACCTTTTTGGCACCATTGCACTTCCACGACAACTGCTAGAGCATTTTCTGGCACCATCTCCATCAAACTTGTACAAACACCTAAGCTTGGTGAGGTTGTACTATTATGAGCTTTCCTTCTACTGTGGATTTGCAAAGCAATTTTCATTGTCTTGTtttgttttctttatttgttcttttgtttttccttttagTTTTTATTTTACTTTTTCATTATATACAACAACACATAAAAATACGGTATCGCTGTACAATGGATCGTCACGATACATTCAGCTTCCTACTCATCCGGAAACGACGGCGAAATACGGTATCGCCGTGCAATggatcgtcggcgaagtagttgGCCTAGAGCATGCAGTAGCCTTCCATCCTCTGCCTTGGCTTGCTCTTGTGGCGCCCTGGCGCGGAGCCACTACTGACCGGCGTGTCCTCCTCGGCGATCATGGCCAAGAGGGAGACGCAGCGGCATCCCTGGTGGCAGCCGCGATAGCGAGCTCCTCGTCTATGAGCGCGGCCATGACGTCCGAGTCGTCCGAGTCCATCGCCTTGGCAAATAGTCGAACACCTCGCGTGGAAGGTGGGAGCGCGGtggagatggaggcagcagtggtGGCGGGAGCGGGTGAACGGCGACGGTGGGAAGGGCCAGCGAGGTGGCGAGGGTTTGCGGCGGATTGTATACGGCGGTGGAGTGGATTTCTACCGGCTGCAATGGACCATCGCGGCGAGGGGTGGTTGTGGTGGCGACAGTGGTCGCGAGGTGAAAGGAGGAAAATGTTTGTGCTTCTTTTTTTGCTCTAGTCGCCAACAGGGCTAGCCCGCGGCGTTTTCTCACCACTCCGGCGCCCCCGCTAGCCCCCTGTAGATTGGATTCGATCTGGAGGCGTCAGATGAAGAGTTGGTCCGCGCCGACAGAAAAACAAATTTAGAGATGTGCCTAGAGGCCTGTTTTTGCGCCGACGCCCCAACCAAACTATTAGGGGTCTTTGAGAAAGCGAGTGAAGATGCTCTCAGCACGGCCCCAAAAAGGAACCAAAATCGAAACTGAATCTGAAACCTACTACGAGTACTACATGAACTCAACACGGTGCCACTGCTGCGTCGAACGCACGCACCGTCGCACCCTAGAAAATCCATAGCCTCCAGGCCGCGACGGACACAACCACCGGAAACCCGCCCCCACGAAAAAGATCCCCTCGCGACGCCCGGCCATGGAGACGGAGATCGCGGAGGCCAGCAGTGGCGAGGTCGCCTTCGCGATGCGCGCCCTGCACCACCTCGTGCGCGCCGACGCGTGCAGGCCCGGCGCGGGCGCCAGCAACCTCGCCATCTCCCCGCTCTCCATCCACGCGGCGCTGGTGCTACTCGGCGCGGGGGCGCGCGGCGCCACGCTCGACGAGATCGTCGCCGTCCTCGGCCCCGCCGGAGGCCACGCCCACGCGCTGCTCGCGTCGCGCGTCGCCCTGCGCGTGCTCGCCGACGCCGACGGCGAGAGCGGCGGGCCGAAGCTGCGGTTCGCCAACGGCGTCTGGGTGGACGATGCGGCGGCCCGCCTCAAGGACGACTACGCTCGCGTCGTCGCCGAGCATTACCGCGCCCAAGCTCGCCAGGCCTCCTTCTCGACAATGGTGAGCATTACCACGCCGTCCAGACTAGTTTAATTACTTGCACCACTGCATCTCCAATTTGCTGACCCATCTTTTCCTCCCCAGCCCGACGTGTCGAGGAACTCGATCAACCAGTGGttcgaggcggcgacggcggggcTGATCAAGGACTTCCTCCCCAGCGGCTCCGTGAGCGCCGCCACGCGCTGCATCCTCGCGAACGCGCTCTACTTCAAGGGCGTCTGGGACACCAAGTTCGACGCCCAGCTCACGCAGCCAGGAACCTTCCACCTTCCCGCCAACAGGGAAGTCTGCGTGCCCTTCATGTCGAGCCGGCTGAACCAGTACATCGCCTGCTGCCCCGACTGGAAGGTTCTCAAGCTCCTCTACGCGTGCGGCGGCATTGACGAGAGCCGCCGCCGGCAGTTCGCCATGTACATCTACCTCCCGAACCAGCGGAACGGCCTGCAGAGCATGGTGCAGAAGCTGGCCGCCAGCCCAGACCTGCTCAAGCAGGTCACCGTGGATCTCTGGGCCAACAAGGTCCCCGTGGGCGACTTCAGGGTGCCCAAGTTCACCATATCCTACAAGGCGGAGGCGACGGGGTTGCTGCAGGGCCTCGGCCTGCACCTGCCGTTCGACCACCAAGTCGCCGACTTCTCGGAGATGCTGGAGTCGACGAACACGGCGGACCACCGGGGGTTCGTCGTCTCCAACGTGTATCACCAGTCCTTCGTTGAAGTAAATGAACAAGGGACCGAGGCGGCCGCGGCGACCATGTTCGGTTGTTACGGTGCTGGTTGTTCGTCTGTGGTTAGGACGCCGGTCTCAGTAGTAGACTTCGTCGCCGACCACCCCTTCATGTACTTGATCAAGGAGGAGCTCACCGGCGTCGTGGTTTTCGCTGGCCAAGTCGTCAATCCATCGCTCTAAATTTTAATGCACGCTCATGACTCGTATGAAGGTCAATCCAGTCGCTACTGTAGCCAGACATATATGTGTTTTGCAATTTCTGGGGAAACCATGTCTTTGTCTTTGTGATATGCTTGAAGGATTTGGGGatttatttttttttttgaagaaaaGGCAAAAGATTTGCCTTAATTCATTGATAAAGAAGAAAGTGCCCgatttttaggagaaaatcgggCGAAAACCAACAACGCACACTGAGCACCTCGGCCAACCTGGCTACCCACACAAAGCACACACGCCATCGAGAAGAAAGCCATCGTTGAGGATGCCATCGAGCGTCATCGTCGTCACTCCTCCACGAGCCAGCGATTCCGACTTCGCCTTAGACAACCACCACCGAGACCTTCGCCGCAAATGACATCGGAGCCCAAGTGGGCCTATGCCAAACAATCGACCCCCCAAGCACGTCGAGGAGGAGGCAGCTCCGACTCCAACCGTGACCTTCATAGGAGAAAGTTGCACGCCTTGCACCAACGCTCGCACCAAACAAGTGGCATCGTTGCCACAAGTCGCCTCGCAGCTCCGACTTCACCATCATGGTAGGGGTGACGAAGGGCATACCGCAACTCCGATCCGCTCACCATTGTCATCGTTGCCACGCAGCCCACGACGCCAACATCAACCATCTTCCACGGGTCCCTCCGACCTAAGCAGCTCCAAATCGATGCCCTCAAGAGGGGAGACGACGCAAGAGCGCCGCCATCGACCGATCATGTCGGATCTAGGGATTACCCTGGAGCATACCAGACAGGATGACAAACAGCACCTCGGCGATGTCTTCAAGAAGGGAGCGGCGCCCGaagccgtcgccatcgccggcCTCGGCCAGCTGCCGGCCGGCCAGCCACCGAGGACAAGGCGTTAGCCCGGAACATATCGTGCCATCCTGCATCGTGCTCAAGGTCAGACCGCCTCCATCCCTCAACCCCCATCTCCACCACGGCCGCCACACCCACCCGGCGCTGGGCAGCACTGCCGGTAGTCCACCGCGCGCAGCCAGAGCTCCTGGtcacagccgccgccgccgcctggggACGCCGCCCCGGCAAACCGCCGCACCTGCCCCGGACCTGGGCAGCACCACCGGCCGTCCCGCGCTGCCGGAGAGGCCCTCCGCGGCACAGCCCGCCGTGCCGCCccgcgcggccagatcgggcccggGAGGCCCGCACCGCCCGTCGTCACCAACAGCAGCGCCACGACCTCGCACGGCCGCCGCGTCACCGCAGACAGCCGCGCCCGCCGACCGTCGTCGTGCCCGCCGCCCGAGTCTGCTCGGAACAGCCATCGACGCTGCCGAAACAGcccgcgcgcgcgccgccgctCCATGCCGAGCTCCCGCTGCAGACCAGGGAACTCGCGCCCCTCCGCTGCAGGCACCTCCACTCTACGCTCGCCCCTGCCTCCACGCCTTGACGCAGGAGCCGCGAGccggcgtcgccgccgccgccgccgctcaggCCAGCCTCGGCCAGCGCATCCGCCAGATCTCGACGAAGAGGCACGCCCGCGCCGCGCTCCACGGGCGAGAGGAGATGACccggccgccgccgacgccgcccgggctttgcccggcgacgccctccggcggcggcgggaggaatGGGAAGAGGAGGGCGacccccggcggcggcgcctAGGGTTTCCTCCCGGCCGCTCGCGGGAGCGACTCGGGAGGTCGGTCAATATTCTGAATAATGATTTGGGGATTTATAGTACTACTACATAGTGAATTGAACCTTACGATGATAGTGAGGTGTGCAATACCACATGTTCTTGCTCTCAAGATGTGTGTGTTATCATCGCTGATGTCATGTTAAAACAATGTCATGTTCGTATGTTGCTCTACTTACTTTCCTGTCAATTTGGGAAATCAAATGATCATCACCGGTGATGAATTTCAGGGTAGCTATATCCTATAAGAATTTTTTATGAATTCCAGAATACTACACCAACCTTCACATTAGTGTTTTTCCTTATCAATGTCACACACCCAGCCCCTTCACTTCAATCGATGTATACCACACCAACCTTACATACATGGGTAATGTCCCCTTGTTATGTACATATACCACTTCATCTTCTACAAAATAGCTCTATCCCAATTTGGCCGCATTAGCTTCTTATGTAAAATAGGTGGTAGTCACCGAAACATATCAAAGAGTGCGCGAGTAAAAGATCATGAAAGATTTAAGACTACATAGGAATATGAGACATTGGGAGCGGAGGTGGAACAAACCTCTAAAAATGCACCTGTGATATAGCAAGATGACAGATGTTTACCCACCTAGGAGAGAATGCTGCAGAAGTTAGCGTCCGGTGTGGAGCTTCTCCAGAAAGGCGCAATGTATCTGAAAGGCAAGGTCGCCATGGGCGCGTTCCCAGGTGCCACAATTCACCGTGTCATAGAAGCGGAAGTGGCAAACAGGATGCTGCAAAGTCTCAGGCTCGGCCTAACATTTGGCACCAACATCGTGGACTCCTTGGAGATAGTAGCTTCCACAATGACTATGGACATGGGTTGCACGAGTCCTTAGTGCAAGTGAACGAAGAAGCATGCTGGACAGCTGCAGAAAAAGGGCGTGTATCTAAAAAAATTTGGTACTCCCTCGGATTCATAGAAGTGACCTATAAGGCCTAGTATCCAAAAAAAACGATGGATTGAAGAAAATACATGTTATAAGGATTTTGGTATCCGTACCAGAGCACAGACGACTCATCGGTCTTCATTTTTCTGTAGGTCCCTCCCTCATTCCCATCCATCGTTTTTTTGGATCTCTCTTGTTCTTGCCCTCTATATTTTGAGATCTCCTTTTTCCCTTCTTTTTCTGATCGTATTTCCCATCCGTCCGTCGCCATTGGGTTCCAGGTGCGttacatgaggaggaagaagagtagAAAGGTTACCGTGGAGAGGGAGTTGTTAGAAGTGGCCTACAAGGCCTAGTTTCTTTCTGTTTTTATGTGTAAGGCCCAGGAAGAAATTGATCCATGTTGTTCTTTGTGTCCCACACTCAGGCAAACTGAAAAACCAGAAAAAATGggaaaacctatacaccgaccaggtcggtggctaccggccaccgcacaccccctggTCGGGTTTGGGCCAGGCCCAGTTCGCTGTCTTTTTtcggttttctttttcttttttctttttttcttttttcctttttttctgttttctttcttattttgtttttcttttcttctttttgttcaaatctgaaaattcaaatttcaaaaatgTTCAAAGTAAAAAAGTGTGCAAAttcgaaaatgttcaaattgggaaattgttcaaattcgaaatttgtgcaaattcgaaaatcgttcaatttcgaaaattgttcaaattcaaaaatcattcaatttcaaaatttgttcaaattcgaaaaatcgttcaatttttgaagtttgttcaaattcgaaaatcgttcaatttgaaattttgttcaaatttgaaactgttcagatttaaaacagagaaaaaatgagaaaggaaaaaagaaaaacaaacttGGGCCGGCCTAACATACCTGGCCTAGGTGTGTGGTGGTCCGTCTGCACCGAATCCACAGCGAACCAGTCTGAGCGAatcgtgggccggcccaacaaagaCCTGGGGGGGTGGTCGGTGGCtgttatacaccgaccaggtcggtgtaaacTGTAAAGCAGCTCCCGAAAAAACTGGACTGATCGGTATAGGAGGTGACTTTTCATTGTTGGGCCGGACTGAATGTTGACTGAACGTGGACTGGGCCTTTGATTGAAAGGGACTGAACGTGGGATTGAATTGGAGCGGGAGGAATCTCAGTTGAACCCAATTACGTTTTCATCTAGATGATGATTAGAAACTCCCTAAAACAATGTCATGCTCGTCTGTTGCTCTCCTTACTTTCGTGTCAATTTGGGAAAGAAAGTAatcatcaccgatgatgatttcaGGGTTGTGATGATGATTTCAGGGTAGCTATACCCTATAAACATTTTTATGAATTCCAGAATACTACACCACCCTCCATATTAATGTTTTCCATATCAATGCCACACCCAACTCTTTACTTCGATCGATATATACCACACCAACCTTACATACATGGGTAGTGTCCCCTTCTTATATATATACCACTTCATCTTCAACAAAATGGCTCTATCCCGATTTGGCAGCACTAGCTTCTTATGTAAAATAGGTGGTAGTCACTGAAACATATCAAAGAGTGCGTGATAAAAGATCATGAATGATTTAAGACTACATGGGAATATGAGACATCCGGAGCGGCGGTGGAACGAACCTCCTCAAATGCACCTGTGGTAGAGCAAGATCAAGAATGTTTACCCACCTAGGAGGGAATGCTGCCAAAGTTAGCGTCAGGTGTGGAGCTGCTCCAGAAGGACCTAATGGATCTCAAGGGCAAAGGTAGCCATGGGCACAT
Coding sequences within it:
- the LOC127345653 gene encoding serpin-Z1-like is translated as METEIAEASSGEVAFAMRALHHLVRADACRPGAGASNLAISPLSIHAALVLLGAGARGATLDEIVAVLGPAGGHAHALLASRVALRVLADADGESGGPKLRFANGVWVDDAAARLKDDYARVVAEHYRAQARQASFSTMPDVSRNSINQWFEAATAGLIKDFLPSGSVSAATRCILANALYFKGVWDTKFDAQLTQPGTFHLPANREVCVPFMSSRLNQYIACCPDWKVLKLLYACGGIDESRRRQFAMYIYLPNQRNGLQSMVQKLAASPDLLKQVTVDLWANKVPVGDFRVPKFTISYKAEATGLLQGLGLHLPFDHQVADFSEMLESTNTADHRGFVVSNVYHQSFVEVNEQGTEAAAATMFGCYGAGCSSVVRTPVSVVDFVADHPFMYLIKEELTGVVVFAGQVVNPSL